The Tenrec ecaudatus isolate mTenEca1 chromosome 6, mTenEca1.hap1, whole genome shotgun sequence genome has a window encoding:
- the LOC142451530 gene encoding olfactory receptor 10AD1-like, giving the protein MSQSFYYHWFACSFVDGFLDPSESLALLSLLCFSLPVFNRPQAVDPRNGSTVTYFILVGFEQSSPSTRALLFALFLALYSLAMAMNGLIIFITWTDPRLSSPMYFFLGHLSFLDVCFITTTIPQMLVHLLVKNHTVSFASCMTQMYLVFCVGVAECILLAFMAYDRYVAICHPLNYAQIMSQQVCVRLVGTAWFFGLINGIFLEYISFRNPFCKGNHIENFFCEAPIVIALACGDLLFSMKVIFAEAIVVLLSPMVLIVVSYARILSSILGRASSSGRGKTFSTCASHLTVIIFFYTSAIFSYMNPRSTHGPNKDKSFSLLYTIITPMCNPIIYSFRNKEMKGAMVRALGRAGLAQAESI; this is encoded by the coding sequence ATGTCCCAAAGCTTTTACTACCACTGGTTCGCCTGCTCTTTTGTAGATGGCTTTCTGGACCCAAGCGAGTCCCTCGCCTTACTCTCCCTCCTGTGCTTTTCTCTCCCTGTTTTCAACAGGCCCCAGGCGGTGGACCCCCGGAATGGCAGCACAGTGACGTACTTTATCCTTGTGGGCTTTGAACAGAGCTCCCCTTCCACCCGGGCATTGCTCTTTGCTCTCTTCCTAGCCCTCTACAGCCTGGCCATGGCCATGAATGGCCTCATCATCTTCATCACCTGGACAGACCCCAGGCTCAGCagccccatgtacttcttccttggcCACTTGTCCTTCCTGGACGTCtgcttcatcaccaccaccatcccccagATGCTGGTCCACCTACTGGTCAAGAACCACACTGTCTCCTTTGCCTCTTGCATGACCCAGATGTACCTAgtcttctgtgtgggtgtggctgaATGCATCCTGTTGGCTTttatggcctatgaccgctatgttgctATCTGTCACCCACTTAATTATGCCCAGATCATGAGCCAGCAGGTCTGTGTAAGACTGGTGGGTACTGCTTGGTTCTTTGGGCTGATCAATGGCATCTTTCTTGAATACATATCATTCCGGAATCCCTTCTGTAAAGGAAACCATATAGAAAATTTCTTCTGTGAGGCCCCCATAGTAATTGCTCTCGCTTGTGGGGATCTCCTCTTCAGCATGAAGGTTATCTTTGCTGAGGCCATTGTGGTGCTGCTCAGCCCCATGGTGCTCATTGTCGTCTCCTATGCCCGCATCCTGTCCTCCATCCTCGGCAGAGCCTCCTCCTCGGGGCGGGGCAAGACCTTCTCCACTTGTGCCTCTCACCTGACTGTGATCATCTTCTTCTATACCTCAGCCATATTCTCTTACATGAACCCCCGCAGCACACATGGACCTAACAAGGACAAGTCTTTCTCCCTTCTCTACACCATCATCACCCCCATGTGCAACCCCATCATCTACAGTTTCCGCAACAAGGAGATGAAGGGGGCTATGGTGAGAGCCCTGGGGAGGGCCGGCCTGGCCCAGGCAGAGTCTATCTAG